One segment of Variovorax sp. V93 DNA contains the following:
- a CDS encoding CaiB/BaiF CoA transferase family protein: MNTAAAAPLAGVRVVELGQVLAGPFAGAILADLGAEVAKVERVEGGDDARRMGPAYRHGDALIFHIFNRGKRSVALDLRSEAGRASLEQLLAQADVCIHNLRPDVPKALGIDGPSLCARHPRLIYGEISAFGHRGPMAMQPGYEPLIQAFSGLSSTNGGPDDPPLRSGASVCDQGSGMWLVIGVLAMLHRRAQTGRGGMLQTSLLETALVWNGQKSDAYLNEGRLPERHRSGHPGFVPYEAFDTADGPLLICCGNDRLFAKLAEVLDQRQWLDDERFATNRARLAHKAEMLAELAPLLKMRPLAEWVERLEAAGVPCAPINSVPQALDDPQVQALDLLARVPGEDFRLTASPLSFDGQRPAITASAPRLGEHNAHYGLPEFVPV; encoded by the coding sequence ATGAACACTGCGGCAGCGGCCCCCCTTGCGGGCGTGCGTGTGGTCGAACTCGGCCAAGTGCTGGCGGGCCCGTTTGCCGGCGCCATCCTGGCGGACCTGGGGGCGGAGGTCGCGAAGGTCGAGCGCGTCGAAGGTGGCGACGATGCACGCCGCATGGGCCCGGCCTATCGCCACGGCGACGCACTGATCTTCCACATCTTCAATCGCGGCAAGCGCTCCGTTGCACTGGACCTGCGGTCGGAGGCAGGTCGCGCCAGCCTCGAACAACTGCTCGCGCAGGCCGATGTCTGCATCCACAACCTGCGGCCGGACGTGCCCAAGGCGCTGGGCATCGACGGCCCGTCGTTGTGCGCGCGCCATCCGCGCTTGATCTACGGCGAAATTTCCGCCTTCGGCCACCGGGGGCCCATGGCAATGCAACCCGGCTACGAACCCTTGATCCAGGCGTTCAGCGGTCTCTCGAGTACCAATGGCGGACCGGATGATCCGCCGCTTCGCTCCGGCGCCTCGGTGTGCGACCAGGGCAGCGGCATGTGGCTCGTGATCGGCGTGCTGGCCATGCTGCACCGGCGCGCGCAGACCGGACGCGGCGGCATGCTGCAGACGTCGCTGCTCGAAACGGCCCTGGTCTGGAACGGCCAGAAGAGCGATGCCTACCTGAACGAAGGACGCCTGCCCGAGCGCCACCGGTCGGGCCATCCCGGCTTCGTCCCCTACGAGGCCTTCGACACGGCCGACGGGCCGCTGCTCATCTGCTGTGGCAACGACCGGCTCTTCGCCAAGCTGGCCGAGGTCCTGGACCAGCGTCAATGGCTGGACGACGAGCGATTCGCAACGAACAGGGCGCGCCTGGCGCACAAGGCGGAAATGCTGGCGGAACTGGCGCCCCTGCTGAAGATGCGTCCGCTTGCGGAATGGGTCGAGCGCCTCGAGGCCGCGGGCGTGCCCTGCGCGCCCATCAACAGCGTTCCGCAAGCGCTGGACGATCCGCAGGTGCAAGCGCTGGACCTGTTGGCACGTGTGCCCGGCGAGGACTTCCGCCTCACGGCATCTCCGCTGTCCTTCGACGGGCAGCGTCCCGCCATCACCGCATCCGCGCCGCGCCTGGGCGAACACAACGCCCACTACGGCCTGCCGGAATTCGTACCTGTCTGA
- a CDS encoding Bug family tripartite tricarboxylate transporter substrate binding protein, giving the protein MIHPRHRIGLLLAAATCALGLPAAQADTFPSKPITLVVPFAAGSGTDQMARVFAQAMGDEVKVPIVVDNRAGASGFLAAQYVAKAPPDGYTVLITTNTTQSANEHLFKKLPYDPVKDFAPVSLLSKGYMLLLVRPDSPYRSVGDLIAAARKSPGKLNFGSGSSSSRVASELLKQMAGVDMVNVPYKSNPMAITDLMGGQVDFMFADAPTALPQVEGGKLRALAVSGPRRIAAAPNIPTVDEAGVKDYDMSYWTAVYLPARTPQAIVQKFNGWLAKASATPLAKEFLVKTSGEEALSTPEQLAQFQANESGKWGRVIKAAGIQPE; this is encoded by the coding sequence ATGATTCATCCCCGCCACCGAATCGGGCTGCTGCTTGCAGCGGCCACCTGCGCCCTGGGCCTGCCAGCCGCGCAGGCGGACACCTTTCCGAGCAAGCCGATCACGCTGGTGGTGCCTTTCGCGGCCGGCAGCGGCACCGACCAGATGGCCCGCGTGTTCGCCCAGGCGATGGGTGACGAAGTCAAGGTGCCCATCGTGGTGGACAACCGCGCCGGTGCCAGCGGCTTCCTTGCGGCCCAGTACGTGGCCAAGGCGCCGCCGGACGGCTACACGGTGCTGATCACGACCAACACCACCCAGTCGGCCAACGAGCACCTCTTCAAGAAGCTGCCCTACGACCCGGTGAAGGACTTTGCGCCGGTGAGCCTGCTGTCCAAGGGCTACATGCTGCTGCTGGTGCGCCCGGATTCGCCGTACAGGTCGGTGGGCGACCTCATCGCCGCTGCCAGGAAGTCGCCGGGCAAGCTGAACTTCGGCAGCGGCTCGTCGTCCAGCCGCGTGGCCAGCGAGCTGCTCAAGCAGATGGCGGGCGTGGACATGGTCAACGTGCCGTACAAGAGCAACCCGATGGCCATCACCGACCTCATGGGCGGACAGGTGGACTTCATGTTCGCCGATGCCCCCACGGCGCTGCCCCAGGTGGAAGGCGGCAAGCTGCGTGCGCTGGCCGTGAGCGGCCCCAGGCGCATCGCCGCCGCCCCCAACATCCCGACGGTGGACGAAGCCGGCGTGAAAGACTACGACATGTCGTATTGGACGGCGGTCTACCTGCCGGCCCGCACCCCGCAGGCCATCGTGCAGAAATTCAATGGCTGGCTGGCGAAGGCTTCGGCCACGCCGCTTGCCAAAGAGTTTCTGGTCAAGACCAGCGGGGAGGAGGCCTTGAGCACACCCGAGCAGCTGGCGCAGTTCCAGGCGAACGAGTCCGGCAAATGGGGTCGCGTCATCAAGGCCGCAGGCATTCAGCCCGAATGA
- a CDS encoding acyclic terpene utilization AtuA family protein — translation MVNKTIRIGGASGFWGDSGVGATQLVQSGQIDYLVFDYLAELTMSILAAARIKKPELGYATDFVSVAMKSVLKDVVTRNIRVVSNAGGVNPQGCADAVATLAKALGVDVRIAVVTGDDAMPLLPELRNAQPPVAELQSGAPLPAQVVTANAYLGAVPIKAALDAGAQIVITGRCVDSAVTLGVLMHEFAWTPHQYDELAGASLAGHIIECGCQGTGGLHTDWQSVPDWPHIGYPIVECSADGSFSVTKPKGTGGLIAPQCVAEQLLYEVHDPASYLLPDVVCDFTQVQITRTGPEHVRVTGARGRPPTDSYKVCATYLDGYKTSAQLTIVGFDAVAKARRTGEAILTRAGELLKAQGLPPFSATHIEVLGAESCYGPLANPAVAQTREAILRLTARHTDKAALQLLASEVASAGTSWAPGTTGIGGRPGVSPLIRQYAFLLDKRKLKPAVVLNGTAISIPEDSSERDIPSRVAGEPVAQAVVEPAALAASETVEVPLIAVAWARSGDKGDISNIGVIARKPDWLPVLRQQLSEARVAEHLSHLIEGKVVRYELPGIAAFNFVCEQALGGGGMASLRNDPLGKGMGQILLAMPVKVPKAWFAEAA, via the coding sequence ATCGTGAACAAGACCATCCGCATCGGGGGCGCCTCCGGCTTCTGGGGCGACAGCGGCGTGGGCGCCACGCAACTCGTGCAAAGCGGCCAGATCGACTACCTGGTGTTCGACTACCTGGCCGAACTCACCATGTCCATTCTGGCCGCCGCGCGCATCAAGAAGCCAGAGCTCGGCTATGCCACGGACTTCGTGTCCGTTGCCATGAAAAGCGTTCTCAAGGACGTGGTGACCAGGAACATCCGCGTGGTCAGCAACGCCGGTGGCGTGAATCCGCAGGGCTGCGCGGATGCTGTGGCCACACTGGCCAAGGCGCTCGGGGTTGATGTGCGAATCGCCGTGGTCACTGGCGATGACGCGATGCCTTTGCTGCCCGAGCTGCGCAACGCCCAGCCACCCGTCGCCGAGCTGCAAAGCGGCGCGCCGCTACCCGCCCAGGTCGTCACCGCCAATGCCTATCTGGGCGCCGTTCCCATCAAGGCAGCGCTGGATGCTGGCGCGCAAATCGTCATCACCGGCCGCTGTGTCGATTCGGCCGTGACACTGGGCGTGCTGATGCACGAGTTCGCCTGGACGCCGCACCAATACGACGAACTCGCCGGCGCCAGCTTGGCCGGCCACATCATCGAATGCGGCTGCCAGGGCACCGGCGGGCTTCACACCGATTGGCAGTCGGTGCCCGACTGGCCCCACATCGGCTACCCCATCGTCGAATGTTCGGCGGACGGAAGCTTCAGCGTCACCAAGCCCAAGGGCACCGGGGGACTGATTGCGCCGCAATGCGTGGCCGAGCAATTGCTGTACGAAGTTCACGACCCGGCCAGCTACTTGCTGCCCGACGTGGTGTGCGACTTCACGCAGGTGCAGATCACTCGGACAGGCCCGGAGCATGTGCGGGTGACGGGTGCGCGCGGCCGCCCACCCACCGACAGCTACAAGGTCTGCGCCACCTACCTGGACGGCTACAAAACCTCGGCGCAACTGACCATCGTCGGCTTCGACGCCGTGGCCAAGGCGCGGCGCACGGGCGAGGCAATCCTCACGCGTGCGGGTGAGCTGCTGAAAGCACAAGGACTACCGCCCTTCAGCGCGACCCACATCGAGGTGCTCGGCGCCGAGTCCTGCTACGGCCCACTCGCCAACCCCGCGGTGGCGCAGACCCGTGAAGCGATCTTGCGCCTGACGGCGCGCCACACCGACAAGGCGGCCCTGCAACTTCTCGCATCCGAGGTGGCGTCCGCCGGCACGTCCTGGGCGCCCGGTACGACGGGCATCGGTGGGCGGCCGGGGGTTTCACCATTGATCCGGCAATACGCCTTCCTGCTGGACAAGCGCAAATTGAAGCCCGCCGTGGTTCTGAACGGCACAGCGATTTCAATACCCGAGGACTCATCAGAGCGCGACATTCCATCGCGGGTAGCTGGCGAACCAGTCGCACAAGCGGTCGTGGAGCCGGCTGCGCTTGCCGCCAGCGAGACGGTCGAAGTTCCGCTGATCGCGGTCGCCTGGGCGCGGTCGGGAGACAAGGGAGACATCTCCAACATCGGCGTGATCGCGCGCAAGCCCGACTGGCTGCCCGTGCTGCGTCAGCAACTGAGCGAAGCGCGCGTGGCCGAGCACCTGTCGCACTTGATCGAGGGAAAGGTCGTGCGCTACGAGCTGCCAGGCATCGCGGCCTTCAACTTTGTCTGCGAGCAGGCGCTGGGGGGCGGCGGCATGGCGTCGCTGCGCAACGACCCGCTGGGCAAGGGCATGGGGCAGATCCTTCTGGCGATGCCGGTGAAGGTGCCCAAGGCATGGTTCGCTGAAGCAGCGTAG
- a CDS encoding tripartite tricarboxylate transporter substrate-binding protein, protein MTAFLSRRKLTAWCLALAAGAAPLAHAQAPALDGALTLVVGYTAGGSTDRIARLVAERLGPKLGVAVTVENRPGEGGRLAAKELRRAPASQNVLMLGNPAVMVVAPLVFKDAGYDAEKDFVPVSQVSSYDFALAVGNKLQLDRAMFLVGRLWAHPEEAVFGVPATGSLPHFFGLMVGDALSVQPQIKGYGGSAPLSADLSGGSLPIAIDTLDSLYGQHVAGKIRILAVSGKKRVSFAPTIPTFREAGMKIDADGWNTFFAPASMPPAKVQLLATRIREVMEDPALQKAANAAYITPVVSTQAETVQMLKAFRQQWEPVVRRSGFQP, encoded by the coding sequence ATGACCGCATTCCTTTCCCGGCGCAAGCTCACGGCATGGTGCCTGGCGCTCGCCGCCGGTGCCGCTCCCCTGGCCCACGCTCAGGCGCCCGCGCTCGATGGCGCGCTCACGCTCGTGGTCGGCTACACCGCCGGCGGCAGCACCGACCGCATCGCGCGCCTGGTCGCCGAGCGGCTGGGCCCGAAGCTCGGCGTGGCCGTCACGGTGGAGAACCGCCCCGGCGAAGGCGGCCGGCTCGCGGCCAAGGAGCTCAGGCGCGCGCCCGCGTCGCAGAACGTGCTGATGCTCGGCAACCCCGCGGTGATGGTGGTGGCGCCGCTGGTCTTCAAGGATGCGGGCTACGACGCCGAGAAAGACTTCGTGCCCGTGTCGCAGGTCAGCAGCTACGACTTCGCGCTGGCCGTGGGCAACAAGCTGCAGCTCGACCGCGCGATGTTCTTGGTCGGCCGGCTCTGGGCGCATCCGGAAGAGGCCGTCTTCGGCGTGCCGGCCACCGGCAGCCTGCCGCACTTCTTCGGCCTGATGGTGGGCGACGCGCTGAGCGTGCAGCCGCAGATCAAGGGCTACGGCGGCTCGGCGCCGCTGTCGGCCGACTTGAGCGGCGGCAGCCTGCCGATCGCCATCGACACGCTCGACTCGCTCTACGGCCAGCACGTGGCCGGCAAGATCCGCATCCTGGCCGTGTCGGGCAAGAAGCGCGTGAGCTTCGCGCCGACCATCCCCACTTTCCGCGAGGCCGGCATGAAGATCGATGCCGACGGCTGGAACACCTTCTTTGCCCCGGCCTCGATGCCGCCGGCCAAGGTGCAGCTGCTGGCCACCAGGATCCGCGAGGTCATGGAGGACCCGGCGCTGCAGAAGGCCGCCAACGCCGCCTACATCACGCCCGTCGTCAGCACGCAGGCCGAGACCGTGCAGATGCTCAAGGCCTTCCGCCAGCAATGGGAGCCGGTGGTGCGCCGCTCGGGCTTCCAGCCCTGA
- a CDS encoding MarR family winged helix-turn-helix transcriptional regulator has translation MPALPDASALRAPRSLDELLLYRLSRAVRNASGMATRLVEGGFGITRREWGMIGMLAQHGEMSSSALAAHLQLDRVRTSRGLRSLVEKKLVSRRQDEEDRRGVHVRLSPSGRQLFERVFPRIAALNTDLLAGIEPAQIDIFLQCLQHLEQRASALSAQGVVAEKADRRAGGTRHRWPEAG, from the coding sequence ATGCCAGCCCTCCCCGACGCCAGCGCCCTGCGCGCGCCCCGCTCCCTGGACGAGCTGCTGCTGTACCGGCTGTCGCGCGCCGTGCGCAACGCGAGCGGCATGGCCACGCGCCTGGTCGAGGGCGGCTTCGGCATCACGCGGCGCGAGTGGGGAATGATCGGCATGCTCGCGCAGCACGGCGAGATGAGCTCCTCGGCGCTGGCCGCGCACCTGCAGCTGGACCGCGTGCGCACCTCGCGCGGCCTGCGCAGCCTGGTCGAGAAGAAGCTGGTCTCGCGCCGACAGGACGAGGAAGACCGGCGCGGCGTGCATGTGCGGCTGAGCCCCTCGGGCCGGCAGCTCTTCGAGCGGGTGTTTCCGCGCATTGCGGCCCTCAACACCGATCTGCTCGCCGGCATCGAGCCCGCGCAGATCGACATCTTCCTGCAGTGCCTGCAGCATCTCGAACAGCGCGCGAGCGCGCTGAGCGCACAGGGCGTGGTGGCGGAGAAGGCCGACCGGCGCGCGGGCGGCACGCGGCACCGGTGGCCGGAGGCGGGCTGA
- the yccS gene encoding YccS family putative transporter — translation MSSISLDLFHQRLRRMAGHAQPLRVLLTLGSLMAIGSLSGHAEAMMPLFLGAIASALAETDDSGQGRLRAQAVTLACFAAAAFAVVSWIDHPLLFVPGLALAAFSLTMLGAIEPRYKAVGFATLALAIYAMLGIDGSAAAPGGTGRLGEALWLLAGAAWYGVFSVAWCTLFPAQPVQAQLAGLFRVLGDYVCFKASLFEPLRGIDMERKRLSLAQLNTQVVGELNAAKEGIFRRIGSTRAPTGRIVRYRGLYLIAQDVHERATSSHEDYNALADAFFHSDLLYRCQRVLTLQGEACRRLALSIERREPFAADPTTGHALAELQSAIDHERAQLREPRRVALLASVEALAWNLAQLERQLAGATEPSARAGRADMGLFDRSPRSGREMAERVRRQLTPRSALFRHALRLAVALVAGYGVMLLIHPVRGYWILLTTLFVCQQAWGDTVSRVGQRIAGTALGVVAGWALLVLFPQPWAQSLLAVAAGVFFFATRATRYLLATAAVTVLVLMCFNQVGDSDALMVPRLIDTAIGSLIAALAMLLVLPHWQARRFSDLAAAALRNHAHYLRQIAGQYRSGARDDLAYRLARRNAHNADATLSTAVFEMFREPGFVRPRAGTALRFLIQSHTLLSYLSALGAHRVALPAPQQLEALRAEAEGAAAALDALASYMEGGSPDAGEASAEPVDPAPPETVPQESDASDHAAKLFRTELALVRQQIEALREQAGRWLQPQPDGAPRN, via the coding sequence ATGTCTTCTATCTCCCTCGATCTTTTTCACCAGCGGCTTCGCCGGATGGCCGGCCACGCCCAGCCGCTGCGGGTGTTGCTCACGCTCGGCAGCCTGATGGCCATCGGCAGCCTCAGCGGGCATGCGGAAGCCATGATGCCGCTGTTCCTGGGCGCCATTGCCAGCGCACTGGCCGAAACCGACGACAGCGGCCAGGGCCGGCTGCGCGCGCAGGCCGTCACGCTGGCATGCTTCGCGGCGGCGGCGTTTGCGGTGGTTTCGTGGATCGACCACCCTCTGCTCTTCGTCCCGGGGCTGGCGCTGGCCGCGTTCTCGCTGACGATGCTGGGCGCGATCGAGCCTCGCTACAAGGCCGTCGGCTTTGCGACGCTCGCGCTGGCGATCTACGCCATGCTGGGCATCGACGGCAGCGCGGCCGCCCCTGGCGGCACCGGCCGGCTCGGCGAGGCGCTGTGGCTGCTGGCGGGCGCGGCCTGGTATGGCGTGTTCTCGGTGGCGTGGTGCACGCTCTTTCCGGCGCAGCCGGTGCAGGCGCAGCTGGCGGGGCTGTTCCGCGTGCTGGGCGACTACGTGTGCTTCAAGGCCTCGCTCTTCGAGCCGCTGCGCGGCATCGACATGGAGCGCAAGCGGCTGTCGCTCGCGCAGCTCAACACGCAAGTGGTGGGTGAACTCAACGCCGCCAAGGAAGGCATCTTCCGGCGCATCGGCAGCACGCGCGCGCCCACGGGCCGCATCGTGCGCTACCGCGGCCTCTACCTGATCGCGCAGGACGTGCACGAACGCGCGACCTCCTCGCACGAGGACTACAACGCGCTGGCCGATGCCTTCTTCCACAGCGACCTGCTCTATCGCTGCCAGCGCGTGCTGACCCTGCAGGGCGAGGCCTGCCGGCGGCTCGCCCTGTCCATCGAGCGGCGCGAGCCTTTTGCCGCCGATCCGACCACCGGCCACGCGCTCGCTGAACTGCAAAGCGCCATCGATCACGAGCGCGCGCAGCTGCGCGAACCGCGCCGGGTGGCGCTGCTCGCGTCCGTCGAGGCCTTGGCGTGGAACCTGGCGCAGCTCGAGCGGCAGCTCGCCGGCGCCACCGAACCGTCGGCCCGGGCCGGACGCGCCGACATGGGGTTGTTCGACCGCTCGCCACGCTCCGGACGCGAGATGGCGGAACGCGTGCGGCGCCAGTTGACGCCGCGCTCGGCGCTGTTCCGCCATGCGCTGCGGCTGGCGGTGGCGCTGGTGGCCGGCTACGGCGTCATGCTGCTGATCCACCCGGTGCGCGGCTACTGGATCCTGCTGACCACGCTGTTCGTCTGCCAGCAGGCCTGGGGCGACACGGTGTCGCGCGTCGGCCAGCGCATCGCCGGGACGGCGCTCGGCGTGGTGGCCGGCTGGGCGCTGCTGGTGCTCTTCCCGCAGCCCTGGGCGCAGTCGCTCCTCGCGGTGGCCGCGGGCGTGTTCTTCTTCGCCACGCGCGCGACCCGCTACCTGCTGGCGACGGCCGCCGTCACGGTGCTGGTGCTGATGTGCTTCAACCAGGTGGGCGACAGCGACGCGCTGATGGTGCCGCGCCTGATCGACACCGCCATCGGCAGCCTGATCGCCGCGCTCGCGATGCTGCTGGTGCTGCCGCACTGGCAGGCGCGGCGCTTCAGCGACCTGGCGGCCGCGGCGCTGCGCAACCATGCGCACTACCTGCGGCAGATCGCGGGCCAGTACCGCTCGGGCGCGCGCGACGACCTGGCCTACCGGCTCGCGAGGCGCAACGCCCACAACGCCGATGCGACGCTGTCCACCGCCGTGTTCGAGATGTTCCGCGAACCCGGCTTCGTGCGGCCGCGCGCGGGCACGGCGCTGCGCTTCCTGATCCAGTCGCACACGCTGCTGAGCTACCTCTCGGCGCTCGGCGCGCACCGCGTGGCGCTGCCTGCGCCGCAGCAGCTGGAAGCGCTGCGCGCGGAAGCCGAAGGCGCCGCGGCGGCGCTCGATGCGCTGGCGTCGTACATGGAAGGCGGCTCGCCGGATGCCGGCGAAGCGAGCGCCGAGCCGGTGGATCCTGCGCCGCCGGAAACAGTGCCCCAGGAAAGCGATGCCAGCGATCACGCGGCGAAGCTTTTCCGCACCGAGCTGGCGCTGGTCCGGCAGCAGATCGAGGCGCTGCGCGAGCAGGCCGGCCGATGGCTGCAGCCGCAGCCGGACGGCGCGCCCCGCAACTGA
- a CDS encoding amidohydrolase family protein has translation MKTATSVAALVLATCFAVAPHAQAAENPSPYAGPLFDTHLHYNQEAWDGNTGPYPPPEALARMQRNNVTAIIANSRPNAGTQTLAAARETRDAGVTVVPFVRLYRNRDDYSNWFRDETIHDMVQAELARGTASGPYRGLGEFHLYDSANANGPVAKKLIALAERQKLAVLAHVDDVAIDLLMANAPSKGRDLRLIWAHTGIGGAPIERVQALLERYPLLMGELSYRPGLTCEGGRLCPEWRALILKYPGRFMIGSDTWVNQRWSAYDEIMRGYRTWLGDLPPDVARRIAWGNAAALFDLR, from the coding sequence ATGAAAACCGCTACGTCCGTCGCGGCCCTTGTCCTGGCCACCTGCTTCGCCGTGGCGCCCCACGCCCAGGCTGCGGAGAACCCGTCGCCCTACGCCGGCCCGCTGTTCGACACGCACCTGCACTACAACCAGGAAGCCTGGGACGGCAACACCGGCCCCTATCCGCCCCCCGAGGCGCTCGCGCGCATGCAGCGCAACAACGTGACGGCCATCATTGCCAATTCGCGGCCCAACGCAGGCACGCAAACGCTGGCCGCCGCGCGCGAAACCCGCGACGCGGGCGTGACCGTGGTGCCTTTCGTGCGGCTGTACCGCAACCGCGACGACTACAGCAACTGGTTCCGCGACGAGACCATCCACGACATGGTGCAGGCCGAGCTGGCGCGCGGCACCGCGAGCGGACCCTACCGCGGGCTCGGCGAGTTCCACCTGTACGACAGCGCCAATGCGAATGGCCCAGTGGCGAAGAAGCTGATCGCGCTGGCGGAGCGCCAGAAGCTCGCGGTGCTCGCGCATGTCGACGACGTGGCGATCGACCTCCTGATGGCCAACGCGCCGTCGAAGGGCCGGGACCTTCGCCTGATCTGGGCCCACACCGGCATCGGCGGCGCGCCCATCGAGCGGGTGCAGGCACTGCTGGAACGCTATCCGCTGCTGATGGGTGAACTCTCGTACCGGCCCGGGCTGACCTGCGAGGGCGGCAGGCTGTGCCCCGAGTGGCGTGCGCTGATCCTCAAGTACCCGGGGCGCTTCATGATCGGCTCCGACACCTGGGTGAACCAGCGCTGGAGCGCCTACGACGAGATCATGCGCGGCTACCGCACCTGGCTCGGCGACCTGCCCCCCGATGTGGCGCGGCGCATTGCCTGGGGCAACGCGGCCGCGCTGTTCGACCTGCGCTGA